In the genome of Deinococcus misasensis DSM 22328, one region contains:
- a CDS encoding transcriptional regulator has product MTHDDLEQQLAEQLKTRMAQQGHTQESLGLAIDPAAKQPRQNIHQYLSGSRSLLVGTTLKILKALGAKRIHIEWKD; this is encoded by the coding sequence ATGACACACGATGACCTCGAACAACAACTGGCCGAACAACTCAAAACCCGCATGGCCCAGCAAGGCCACACCCAAGAAAGCCTCGGGCTGGCCATCGACCCAGCCGCCAAACAACCCAGACAAAACATCCACCAGTACCTCTCTGGCAGTCGCAGTTTGCTGGTCGGCACCACCCTCAAAATCCTGAAAGCCCTCGGAGCCAAACGCATCCACATTGAATGGAAAGACTGA